A genomic window from Silene latifolia isolate original U9 population chromosome 11, ASM4854445v1, whole genome shotgun sequence includes:
- the LOC141612167 gene encoding protein NONRESPONDING TO OXYLIPINS 2, mitochondrial-like isoform X1 codes for MASRYRSISRPTINLFKSSFASKPTSNSIPTPHFSPSSSSFPRSFPQMVALQSLLPLHSAVSSARLTSCLGIDSCSSRSLSQELGLCVPR; via the exons ATGGCTTCCCGATATCGTTCTATCTCAAGGCCAACTATTAACCTCTTCAAATCAAGCTTCGCTTCAAAACCCACTTCCAATTCAATCCCTACTCCTCATTTTTCACCCTCATCTTCTTCATTTCCCAG GTCTTTCCCGCAAATGGTTGCTCTACAGTCTTTGCTGCCACTTCACTCAGCAGTATCATCAGCGCGGCTGACATCATGTCTTGGCATTGATTCGTGCAGCTCTAGATCGCTGTCTCAGG AGCTTGGTCTTTGCGTGCCGCGATAA
- the LOC141612167 gene encoding protein NONRESPONDING TO OXYLIPINS 2, mitochondrial-like isoform X2, with amino-acid sequence MASRYRSISRPTINLFKSSFASKPTSNSIPTPHFSPSSSSFPRSFPQMVALQSLLPLHSAVSSARLTSCLGIDSCSSRSLSQGMLSANPGV; translated from the exons ATGGCTTCCCGATATCGTTCTATCTCAAGGCCAACTATTAACCTCTTCAAATCAAGCTTCGCTTCAAAACCCACTTCCAATTCAATCCCTACTCCTCATTTTTCACCCTCATCTTCTTCATTTCCCAG GTCTTTCCCGCAAATGGTTGCTCTACAGTCTTTGCTGCCACTTCACTCAGCAGTATCATCAGCGCGGCTGACATCATGTCTTGGCATTGATTCGTGCAGCTCTAGATCGCTGTCTCAGGGTATGCTCAGTGCCAACCCAGGAGTTTGA